One window of the Felis catus isolate Fca126 chromosome E3, F.catus_Fca126_mat1.0, whole genome shotgun sequence genome contains the following:
- the RBAK gene encoding RB-associated KRAB zinc finger protein isoform X2, whose product MLENYSHLVSVGYDSTKPKVILKLEQGEEPWVVEGDLPCRSRPEVWKVDDLIERIPENGDDISRQAVSTNSKTPNEEREDAFDTTHNVETSLVPSSVLSHTCVSCGKNLESTSELIISDGSYARKKPSECSECGKTDHGDKPYECNQNGEGYSQNAESILQNVNLLEKPFEYSECMEALDNEAVFLTHKRAYMGEKPYEWNDSGSDFIQMSNFNVYQRSQMELKPFECSECGKSFCKKSKLIIHQRAHTGEKPYECNVCGKSFSQKGTLTVHRRSHLEEKPYKCNECGKTFCQKLHLTQHLRTHSGEKPYECNECGKTFCQKTHLTLHQRNHSGERPYPCNECGKSFSRKSALSDHQRTHTGEKLYKCNECGKSYYRKSTLITHQRTHTGEKPYQCSECGKFFSRVSYLTIHYRSHLEEKPYECNECGKTFNLNSAFIRHRKVHTDEKPHECSECGKFSQFSYLTDHPPAPLGEKPYECNECGKIFLDGSAFSGHQSLPKGEKSYECNICGKLFSELSYYTIHYRSHSEEKPYGCSECGKTFSHNSSLFRHQRVHTGEKPYECYECGKFFSQKSYLTIHHRIHSGEKPYECSKCGKVFSRMSNLTVHYRSHSGEKPYECNECGKVFSQKSYLTVHYRTHSGEKPYECNECGKKFHHRSAFNSHQRIHRRGSVNVLAVGDLL is encoded by the coding sequence aaGTCTGGAAAGTTGATGACCtgatagagagaatcccagaaaaTGGAGATGACATTTCAAGGCAGGCTGTTTCTACCAACAGCAAAACCCcaaatgaggagagagaggatgcatTTGATACAACACATAATGTGGAAACAAGCCTTGTTCCTTCAAGCGTCCTATCTCACACTTGTGTCTCATGTGGAAAGAATTTAGAATCAACTTCAGAATTAATCATCAGTGACGGCAGCTATGCGAGAAAGAAACCCAGTGAATGTAGCGAGTGCGGAAAGACGGACCACGGAGACAAACCCTATGAGTGTAACCAAAATGGGGAAGGCTATTCTCAAAACGCAGAAAGTATTCTTCAGAACGTTAATCTTTTGGAGAAACCCTTTGAATACAGTGAATGCATGGAAGCCTTAGACAACGAAGCTGTTTTCCTTACTCATAAGAGAGCTTATATGGGGGAGAAGCCCTACGAATGGAATGACTCCGGGTCAGACTTCATCCAGATgtcaaattttaatgtttaccagAGATCACAGATGGAATTGAAGCCCTTTGAGTGCAGCGAGTGTGGGAAATCCTTCTGTAAGAAGTCAAAGTTAATCATACATCAGAGGGCCCACACgggagagaaaccttatgaatgtaatgTATGTGGGAAGTCCTTCAGCCAAAAGGGAACCCTCACCGTCCATCGGAGATCCCACTTGGAGGAGAAGCCCTATAAATGCAATGAGTGTGGGAAAACCTTCTGTCAGAAGCTACATCTCACCCAACACCTGAGGACTCATTCAGGCgagaagccctatgaatgtaatgaatgtgggaaaacctTCTGCCAAAAGACCCATCTGACCCTGCACCAGAGGAATCATTCAGGAGAGAGACCCTACCCCTGTAACGAATGTGGGAAATCCTTCTCCCGCAAGTCTGCCCTCAGTGACCACCAGAGAACGCATACGGGAGAGAAACTTTACAAATGTAACGAGTGTGGGAAATCCTACTACCGAAAATCTACACTCATTACCCATCAGAggacacacacaggagagaaaccctatcaGTGCAGTGAGTGTGGCAAGTTCTTCTCTCGGGTGTCATACCTCACCATCCATTACAGAAGTCATTTAgaagagaaaccctatgaatgtaatgagTGTGGCAAAACCTTCAATTTAAATTCAGCCTTCATTAGGCATCGGAAGGTACACACAGATGAGAAACCCCACGAATGTAGTGAATGCGGAAAGTTCTCTCAGTTCTCCTATCTCACCGACCATCCTCCGGCTCCTTtaggagagaaaccctatgaatgtaacgAATGTGGGAAAATCTTCCTTGACGGTTCAGCCTTCAGTGGGCACCAGTCACTTCCGAAAGGGGAGAAATCCTATGAATGTAACATATGTGGGAAATTGTTCTCTGAGTTGTCCTACTACACTATACATTATAGAAGTCATTCGGAAGAGAAACCCTATGGTTGTAGCGAATGTGGGAAAACCTTCTCCCATAACTCCTCCCTCTTTAGACATCAAAGAGTGCACACAGGCGAGAAGCCCTATGAGTGTTACGAATGTGGGAAGTTCTTCTCCCAGAAGTCCTATCTCACTATCCACCATCGGATCCACTCGGGAgagaagccctatgaatgtaGTAAATGTGGGAAAGTCTTCTCTCGGATGTCGAACCTCACTGTACACTATAGAAGCCATTCGGGAGAGAAGCCCTACGAATGTAACGAATGTGGAAAAGTCTTTTCTCAGAAGTCCTACCTCACCGTGCACTACAGGACTCATTCCGGAGAGAAGCCCTACGAATGTAACGAGTGTGGGAAAAAATTCCACCACAGGTCAGCCTTCAATAGCCATCAGAGAATTCACAGGAGAGGGAGTGTGAACGTACTGGCTGTGGGGGATCTCCTGTGA